In the Kitasatospora terrestris genome, one interval contains:
- a CDS encoding ribokinase, with translation MIAVVGSLNLDLVVPVRHHATPGETVLGGDLVRHPGGKGANQAVAAARLGARVALVGRVGDDDAGGLLRSAVRAAGVDVSHVRTTEGTPSGHALITVDERAENAITVSPGANSRLAAADCEAASELLAAAAVTLLQHEVPVEVDHAAARLAGGLLVHNPAPALVGRQLPSGVDVLVPNRAELGALTGRPEPATRGELVAAARELTGVGAVVVTLGADGVLLVDGSTDLHLPARPVDPVDTTAAGDCFCGALAVALAEGRPLDRAARWAAVAAALSTTRHGAQPSLPTRAELDAALS, from the coding sequence CTGATCGCGGTCGTCGGCAGCCTCAACCTGGACCTGGTGGTCCCCGTGCGGCACCACGCCACGCCGGGCGAGACGGTGCTGGGCGGCGACCTGGTGCGGCATCCGGGCGGCAAGGGCGCCAACCAGGCGGTGGCGGCTGCGCGGCTGGGCGCGCGGGTGGCCCTGGTGGGCCGGGTGGGTGACGACGACGCGGGCGGGCTGCTGCGCTCCGCCGTCCGCGCGGCCGGGGTGGACGTGTCGCACGTGCGCACCACCGAGGGCACCCCGAGCGGCCATGCGCTGATCACCGTGGACGAGCGGGCCGAGAACGCGATCACGGTCAGTCCGGGCGCCAACTCCCGGCTGGCCGCGGCGGACTGCGAAGCGGCCTCCGAGTTGCTCGCCGCCGCGGCGGTCACCCTGCTGCAGCACGAGGTGCCCGTCGAGGTTGACCACGCGGCCGCCCGGCTGGCCGGCGGGTTGCTGGTGCACAATCCGGCGCCCGCCCTGGTCGGCCGTCAACTCCCGTCCGGGGTGGACGTCCTGGTCCCGAACCGGGCCGAACTGGGCGCACTCACCGGCCGCCCGGAGCCGGCCACCCGCGGCGAGCTGGTCGCGGCCGCGCGCGAACTGACCGGCGTGGGCGCCGTGGTGGTGACCCTCGGCGCCGACGGGGTGCTGCTGGTGGACGGTTCCACCGACCTCCACCTGCCCGCGCGACCGGTCGACCCGGTGGACACCACCGCGGCGGGCGACTGCTTCTGCGGCGCCCTCGCCGTCGCCCTCGCGGAGGGCCGCCCGCTCGACCGGGCGGCCCGCTGGGCGGCGGTCGCCGCCGCGTTGAGCACCACCCGGCACGGCGCCCAGCCCTCGCTCCCCACGCGCGCAGAGCTGGACGCCGCCCTTTCCTGA